In one window of Brassica rapa cultivar Chiifu-401-42 chromosome A07, CAAS_Brap_v3.01, whole genome shotgun sequence DNA:
- the LOC103828350 gene encoding uncharacterized protein LOC103828350, which yields MINSNKMSTKFILLPFLLLIMFVTSSQASRQLWDSEFHDFFSKSGFHGINKVHGIQGFHHGTHGIPKFPGTGNFMSGVHTCSMQGPCKGKKLKCPETCYKSTNVNKEGYKSTSKSGGCSFDCTTKCSATCSS from the coding sequence ATGATTAACAGCAACAAAATGTCTACAAAATTTATCCTTCTACCTTTTCTTCTCCTAATCATGTTTGTCACTTCATCTCAAGCAAGTCGTCAACTATGGGATAGTGAATTCCACGATTTTTTCTCCAAATCCGGGTTCCATGGGATTAATAAGGTTCACGGGATTCAAGGGTTTCATCATGGGACTCATGGGATTCCTAAGTTTCCCGGAACTGGAAATTTTATGAGTGGCGTACATACATGCAGCATGCAAGGACCTTGTAAAGGTAAGAAGTTGAAGTGTCCTGAGACGTGCTACAAATCAACCAACGTTAACAAGGAAGGTTATAAAAGCACTAGCAAGAGCGGAGGATGTTCATTTGACTGTACGACCAAGTGTAGCGCCACTTGTTCATCATAA